TGATCCGCCTCGTCGACGATCGCATCGGTCTCAACGCCTACGTCGATCTCGACCACCTGCGGCGAATTCTCGGCGAGGGACCGCGGATCTCCGGCGCCCGGGTGCAGCTCGATCCGGCGCGCGAGCGGGACTTCCTCGCCGCGGTGGAGCAGATCCCGGAGGTGACGGGCACCACCCTGCGCTCCTCGGCGCTGCAGGCCTTCGAGGAGATCTCCGCCGAGACCCAGAACGTCACCACCGGGATCCTCGCCTTCTTCGCCTCGATCATCGCCGTGGGCGTGGTCTACAACACCGCGCGCCTCACCCTCGCCGACAGCAGCCGCGAGCTGGCGAGCCTGCGGGTCCTCGGCTTCACCCGCGGGGAGATCTCCCGGATCTTCCTCGGCGAGCTGGCGACGCTCGTGGTGGCGGCGGTGCCCCTGGGCTGGGCGGCAGGCTGGCTCCTCGCCGCCTTCATCGCCGCGACCCTGCCCTCCGATCTCTACCGCCTCCCGGTGAACGTGCCCCCGCGGGCGCTCCTCTCCGGCGTGGCCATCATCTTCGCCGCCGCTGCGGCGAGCGCGCTGCTGGTCCGCCGCAGGCTCGACCGGCTCGATCTCGTCGGCGTGCTCAAGACGAGGGAGTAGGCATGCGCGGCAAGCGGATCGCCATCTGGATCGTTCTCGCCCTGATCGGCGCCCTCCTCGTGTGGCTGGCGCTGCGGCCCCAGCCGATCGCGGTGGAGGTCGCCGAGGTCGCGCGGGGAACGCTGGAGCGCACCGTCGACGAGGAGGGACGCACCAGGGCGCGGGAGCGCTACGTGGTGAGCGCCCCCGTCGCCGGCGAGCTGCAGCGGGTGGAGCTGGAGGCAGGCGATCCGGTGGCGGAGGGCGAGGTGGTGGCGGCGATCGAGCCGGCCTCCTCGACGCCCCTCGATCCCAGGAGCCGGGCCGAGCTCGAGCAGCAGCTCCGCGTCGCCCAGGCGGCGGAGCGCCGCGCGGCGGCGGCGCGCTCCTTCGCCAGCACGGAGCTGGCCCGGACCCGGGAGCTGGTCGCCTCCGGCGCGGCGGCGCGGCGCTCCCTCGACGCTGCCGAGTTGGAGGCGGAGGCTGCAGCGCGGGAACTCGAGGGGGCCCGCGCCACCACCCGCGCGATCCGGGTGCAGCTCGGCCTCGGGAAGCAGGACGGCCAGCCGCCGATCCCGGTGCGTGCCCCTGCCGGCGGCAGGGTCCTGCGGGTGCTGCAGGAGAGCGCCTCGGTGGTGGCGGCGGGCACACCGATCCTCGCGGTGGGCGACGCCGATTCCCTGGAGATCGTCACCGACGTCCTCTCGGAAGAGGCGGTCCGGATTAGCCCCGGCGCGAAGGTGATCATCGAGCGCTGGGGCGGCGAACGAGAGCTGCGCGGCAGGGTGCGACGGGTCGAGCCCGCGGCCTACACCAAGGTCTCTGCCCTCGGCGTCGAGGAGCAGCGCGTCGACGTGGTGATCGACTTTCTCGACCCGCCGGAGGAGCGGCGCGGCCTCGGCGACGGCTACCGGGTCGAGACCCGGATCGTCACCTGGAGCGGCGACGACGTGATCGCCGCTCCGCTGGGCGCTCTCTTCCGGCAGGGCGAGACCTGGGCGGTCTTCGTCGTCGATGGCGACAGGGCCCGGCAGCGCGCCGTGCGGATCGGGCACCGTGGCGCGGAGCGCGTGGAGATTCTGGAGGGCCTCGAAGCCGGCGCGCAGGTGGTGCTCTACCCTGGCGACCGGATCGAGGACGGGACGCTCGTGGAGCCGCGCTGAAAGTGCGTGACACCGCCGTGAAGGGGCGGTGCGAGGATCCGCTGCAGCATCGGAGGTCTGCAGTGGATCGCGAGCGCGAGGAATCCTGGAACGCCGGCACCCATGCTGTCGGCACCGTGCTCGGATTGGCGGGCGCCGCTGCGCTGGTCACCACCGCTGCGGCAAGCGGCGATCCCTGGCGCATCGTCTCGGTGGCAGTCTTCGGCACGACGCTGGTGCTGCTCTACCTCGCCTCGACGCTCTACCACGCGACCCGGACCCCTGCCGCCAAGGCGCGGCTGCGCATCCTCGACCACGCCAGCATCTACCTGCTCATCGCCGGGACCTATACCCCCTTCACCCTCCTGCCCCTGCGCGGCGGCTGGGGCTGGAGCCTCTTCGGCGTGGTCTGGGGCCTCGCGGCGGTTGGCGTCGTCGCCAAGCTCTTCTTGACCGGCCGCTTCCGCCTCCTCTCCACCCTCCTCTACGTGGGCTTGGGCTGGGTGGTGGTGGTGGCGATCGTGCCGCTCGTGGAGCGCGTGCACGCAGCGAGCCTCGCCTGGCTCTTCGCCGGCGGGCTCACCTATACCCTGGGCACCCTCTTCTACGTGAGCCGGCGCCTGCCCTACGCCCACGCGATCTGGCACCTCTTCGTGCTCGGCGGCAGCGCCTGCCACACGGTGGCCGTGGCGCTGATCTAACGCGTCGCCAGCCCGCCGCCGAAGCGATCCCGGTCGTGCGGCCGATCGAGATCGATCGCCGGGCCCTTCGGCACCACGCCGCGCGGGTTGAGGAAGGGATGGCTGCGGTAGTAGTGCTCCTTGATGTGGCGCAGGTTCACCGTCTCCCGCACGCCATCGGTCTGGTAGACGTCGCGAAGGAAGCCGGAGAGCGCCGGGTACTCCTCGATCCGCCGCACGTTGCACTTGAAGTGGACGTAGTAGACCGGATCGAAGCGCACCAGCGTGGTGAAGAGGAAGACGTCCGGCTCGGTGAGCAGGTTGCCGCAGAGGAAGCGCTGCCCCGAGAGGATTCCCTCGTAGCGATCGAGCGCGGCGAAGAGGCCGGTCACCGCCTCGTCGTAGGCGGGCTGGGTCATCGCGAAGCCCGCCCGGTAGACGCCGTCGTTCACCGACTCGTAGAGCCCGTCGATCGTCTCCTCGATCCGCGGCAGCAGCTCCGCCGGGCAGAGGGTCACCGGGCTCTTCGCCACCGCGTCGAACCCGGTGTCGAGCATGCGCACGATCTCGCGCGACTCGTTGTTGACGATGGTGCCGCGCTCCTTGTCCCAGAGGATCGGCACCGTAACCCGGGTGGTGATCCCGGGCTTCGCCTTCACGTAGAGCTGCCAGAGCTTCTCCGCCCCGTTGACCTCGTCCCTGGTGGCGCCGGGGTGGTCGGAGAAGAACCAGCCGTCCTCGCCCATGTAGGGATCGACCACCGAGACCGAGATCGCCTCCTCCAGCCCCTTGAGCTTGCGCAGGATCAGGGTCCGGTGGGCCCACGGGCAGGCGAGCGAGACGTAGAGGTGGTAGCGGCCCGCCACCGCCGGCAGTCCCGAGGAGCCGTCGGCGGTGATCCGGTCGCGGAAGGTGGTCTGATCGCGCTCGAAGCGGCCCTTCTCGTCCGAGCGGTAGCCCTGCGTCGTCCAGACGCCGTCGATGAGTCGTCCCATGGGTCCGATTGTAGGGAGCCGGCGTCGCCGGCGCCGCCCCGATCAGAACGAGACCGCCTTGCCCGGCTCGAGGACGCGGAGCCGCGCACCGGCCTGTTTGGCGGCGAGGGCGGATTCCAGCGCCCCCGGCGTTCCCGCGAGCAGCGGGAAGGTGCCGAAATGCATGGGCACCACCGCCTTCGCGCGCAGGACCTTCGCAGCCTCCGCGGCATCCTCCGGCCCCATGGTGAAGTGGCCGCCGATTGGCAGCAGCACGATCTCCGGCGTCCACTTCGTGCCGATCCACTCCATGCCCGGGAAGTAGCCGGTGTCGCCGGCGTGGTAGAGCGTGGGGCCGTTGGCGATCTCGATCACGAAGCCCACCGGCTCGCCGGCGTAGTGCGCCGGCTGCCCCTCCGCTGCGGCGTAGCTGCTCGAGTGGACCGCCGGCACCAGGTGGATGGTGGCGTCCCGCACGCGGAAAGCGCCGCCGATGTTGCCGGTGGGCTGCTTCGCCCCGAGCAGCTTGCCGAGCTCGTTCATCGCCACCAGCTGCGTCCCGCCCTTGTCCACGTAGTCGGTCGCGGCGCCCACGTGGTCCGAATGGCCGTGGCTCACTAGGACCGCGTCGATCTTCGCCGGGAGCTCGAACTCCTTCGGCGCCTTCGGGTTGGCGAGCCACGGATCGATCAGCAGGTTGGCGCCCCCCGGCGTCTGGACGAGGAAGGCGGCGTGGCCGAGCCAGGTGATCCGGACCTTGCCCTTCTCCTTCGGCAGCGCCGGCGGCTGCGATCGTGCGAGGTCGGGCAGCGCAAGGATGGGCAGAAGCAGGGCGAGAACGAGGGCGAAGAGGCGCATCGAAGGCTCCCTTGACGAGGTGCACAGGGCGTAACCGGCGGCATCGCCCCGCGCAAGCGCGAGCGCGGGCCCCTTCAGGCAGTGGCACCCCGCCGCTGCCCCTCGAACCACGCGGTGAATGCCGGCCACGTGGCGGCCCAGGCCACGTCGGCTGCGCTCGATCCCTCCACCACCGCGCGCAGCGCAGGCTGCAGCTCGGCCCCCACTTCCGAGAGGGCGAAGGCGTGCACCAGCCGGATCGCCCGGGCCAGGCTGCCGCCGCCGTCGAGGGCTCGCTCCTGCCCCTCGAGGAGCGCCACCGCATCCGCCGGGCGCCCCTGCCTGCAGTGGAGGATCGCCTCCGGCAGCACCCAGCTCACCAGATGCGTCTGCACCCTGCGGCGGCGCTGCTCCGCCAGCGCGCCCTCCGCCTCGGCGAAACCGCCGCGCAAGGCGTAGCAGAGCGCCACCTGCGAGGGTAGGCCCTCCCAGACGTAGGCGAGGGCCCGCGCGTAGGGCTCGCGGTGCAACCCGCCGTAGCCCGCGAGCGCCTCGTCGATCCGGCCCTGCAGCAGCAGCGCCATGGCGAGGTTCCACCGGGCCACGATCCGCACCGACCACATCCAGCGGTGGCGCCGCTCCACCGCCGCGAAGATCGCCGCCGCCTCCCCGTGCCGCCCGAGGGCGAGGAGGCGCAGCCCCTCCGAGTTGGTCTGGTTGATCGCCGGCAGGCGCGCCCGCAGCACCACCAGCAGCGCGACCACCGCCACCGCCAGCGCGAGGACCACCGCCACCAGCCAGTCGATCACCGGCTCGAGCAGGTCGTTCAGGGTCCACGGGTCCAGCGTGTGATACGCGCCGGCGAAGAGGAGGACGAAGAGCAGCACCGCGAGGAGCGGATAGGTGACGAAGGAGAGGCGCTGCCTGCCCTGCAGCTCCTGCGGCAATCGAACGACGTGCATCTCTTCTACCCCCCCCGGGAAGCCGCCGGGAGGGTAGCCGTTTCCCACCGCCGCAGGGAAGCGTCTCCCCACAGCGGGAAAACGGGCCCGCCGGGCCCGCGGCCAGGTTCCTTCAGCCCTTGAGCTTCCGCGCCACCTCCACCAGCCGGCGGGCCTGGT
This region of Vulgatibacter sp. genomic DNA includes:
- a CDS encoding metal-dependent hydrolase, with amino-acid sequence MRLFALVLALLLPILALPDLARSQPPALPKEKGKVRITWLGHAAFLVQTPGGANLLIDPWLANPKAPKEFELPAKIDAVLVSHGHSDHVGAATDYVDKGGTQLVAMNELGKLLGAKQPTGNIGGAFRVRDATIHLVPAVHSSSYAAAEGQPAHYAGEPVGFVIEIANGPTLYHAGDTGYFPGMEWIGTKWTPEIVLLPIGGHFTMGPEDAAEAAKVLRAKAVVPMHFGTFPLLAGTPGALESALAAKQAGARLRVLEPGKAVSF
- a CDS encoding efflux RND transporter periplasmic adaptor subunit: MRGKRIAIWIVLALIGALLVWLALRPQPIAVEVAEVARGTLERTVDEEGRTRARERYVVSAPVAGELQRVELEAGDPVAEGEVVAAIEPASSTPLDPRSRAELEQQLRVAQAAERRAAAARSFASTELARTRELVASGAAARRSLDAAELEAEAAARELEGARATTRAIRVQLGLGKQDGQPPIPVRAPAGGRVLRVLQESASVVAAGTPILAVGDADSLEIVTDVLSEEAVRISPGAKVIIERWGGERELRGRVRRVEPAAYTKVSALGVEEQRVDVVIDFLDPPEERRGLGDGYRVETRIVTWSGDDVIAAPLGALFRQGETWAVFVVDGDRARQRAVRIGHRGAERVEILEGLEAGAQVVLYPGDRIEDGTLVEPR
- a CDS encoding glutathione S-transferase family protein, with the translated sequence MGRLIDGVWTTQGYRSDEKGRFERDQTTFRDRITADGSSGLPAVAGRYHLYVSLACPWAHRTLILRKLKGLEEAISVSVVDPYMGEDGWFFSDHPGATRDEVNGAEKLWQLYVKAKPGITTRVTVPILWDKERGTIVNNESREIVRMLDTGFDAVAKSPVTLCPAELLPRIEETIDGLYESVNDGVYRAGFAMTQPAYDEAVTGLFAALDRYEGILSGQRFLCGNLLTEPDVFLFTTLVRFDPVYYVHFKCNVRRIEEYPALSGFLRDVYQTDGVRETVNLRHIKEHYYRSHPFLNPRGVVPKGPAIDLDRPHDRDRFGGGLATR
- the trhA gene encoding PAQR family membrane homeostasis protein TrhA — translated: MDREREESWNAGTHAVGTVLGLAGAAALVTTAAASGDPWRIVSVAVFGTTLVLLYLASTLYHATRTPAAKARLRILDHASIYLLIAGTYTPFTLLPLRGGWGWSLFGVVWGLAAVGVVAKLFLTGRFRLLSTLLYVGLGWVVVVAIVPLVERVHAASLAWLFAGGLTYTLGTLFYVSRRLPYAHAIWHLFVLGGSACHTVAVALI